In Streptantibioticus cattleyicolor NRRL 8057 = DSM 46488, a genomic segment contains:
- a CDS encoding aldo/keto reductase: MSKVPAITLNNGVAMPQLGFGVWQVPDDEAFTAVGHALDAGYRSIDTAAVYGNEEGTGKALAASGVPRDELFVTTKLWNSDHGYDATLRAFDQSLTRLGLEYVDLYLIHWPLPSRDEYVATYRALEKIHQEGRARAIGVSNFQIHHLKRLLDETSVVPAVDQIELHPQLQQAEARAFHAGHRIATEAWSPLGQGRGLLEDATVARVAAKHGRTPAQVVLRWHLQLGNVVIPKSVTPSRIRENIDVFDFELDDADLAEFARLDAGRRLGPDPDTFDVGA; the protein is encoded by the coding sequence GTGAGCAAGGTCCCCGCAATCACCCTGAACAACGGCGTGGCGATGCCGCAGCTCGGCTTCGGCGTGTGGCAGGTGCCGGACGACGAGGCCTTCACCGCCGTGGGCCACGCCCTGGACGCCGGCTACCGCAGCATCGACACGGCCGCCGTCTACGGCAACGAGGAGGGCACCGGCAAGGCGCTGGCGGCGTCGGGCGTCCCGCGTGACGAACTCTTCGTGACCACCAAGCTGTGGAACAGCGACCACGGCTACGACGCCACGCTGCGCGCCTTCGACCAGTCGCTGACCCGGCTGGGCCTGGAGTACGTCGACCTCTACCTGATCCACTGGCCGCTGCCGTCCCGCGACGAGTACGTGGCGACGTACCGGGCGCTGGAGAAGATCCACCAGGAGGGGCGGGCCCGCGCCATCGGCGTCTCCAACTTCCAGATCCACCACCTGAAGCGGCTGCTCGACGAGACCTCGGTGGTGCCGGCGGTCGACCAGATCGAGCTGCACCCGCAGCTCCAGCAGGCCGAGGCGCGGGCCTTCCACGCCGGTCACCGGATCGCCACCGAGGCGTGGTCCCCGCTGGGCCAGGGCCGGGGGCTGCTGGAGGACGCCACGGTGGCCCGGGTCGCCGCGAAGCACGGCCGTACCCCGGCGCAGGTGGTGCTGCGCTGGCACCTCCAGCTGGGCAACGTGGTGATCCCCAAGTCGGTCACCCCGTCCCGGATCCGGGAGAACATCGACGTCTTCGACTTCGAGCTGGACGACGCCGACCTGGCGGAGTTCGCGCGGCTCGACGCGGGCCGGCGCCTGGGCCCGGACCCGGACACCTTCGACGTGGGGGCCTGA
- a CDS encoding AMP-dependent synthetase/ligase, with product MREITVPPLVTAPQAGGLADAVFRNAAEVPELAVLGRRTEDGWRDVTALRFRDEVMALAKGLLAEGVRFGDRVGIMSRTRYEWTLFDFALWTIGAQPVPVYPTSSSDQVRWMLYDSGAVACVVEHEDHAMTVGAVIDQLPQLGRLWQLDAGAVAELTAAGAQLGDEVVERHRLAVTPDAVATVIYTSGTTGRPKGCLLTHANFMAEADNVVARWEPVFHSRPGDEASTLLFLPLAHVFGRMVEVACVRGRVRLGHQPSMAARDLLPDLAAFRPTFALAVPYVFEKVFHAARRGAEASGRLAVFEKAVEVAVRYAEAQEQRAFGTGPGPGPALRVQHQLYDKLVYAKVREALGGRMRHGMSGGSAMERRLGLFFAGAGITLYEGYGLTECTAAATANPPERTRFGTVGLPVPGTTVHIADDGEVWLRGGQVFAGYLNNPQATAETLRDGWLATGDIGALDDDGYLTITGRKKEILVTSGGKSVSPAVLEERVRSHPLVAQCVVVGNDRPFVAALVTLDFDAVAHWLTMRGKPPMTPPELVRDQDLENEVRRAVVAANTLVSQAESIRTFRLLAAPFTEEQGLLTPSLKLKRRAIEKAYAREIDALYG from the coding sequence TTGCGCGAGATCACCGTCCCGCCGCTGGTGACGGCGCCGCAGGCCGGCGGGCTGGCGGACGCCGTCTTCCGCAACGCCGCCGAGGTGCCGGAGCTGGCCGTGCTCGGCCGCCGTACCGAGGACGGCTGGCGGGACGTCACCGCGCTGCGCTTCCGGGACGAGGTGATGGCGCTGGCCAAGGGGCTGCTGGCGGAGGGCGTCCGGTTCGGCGACCGGGTCGGGATCATGTCGCGTACCCGGTACGAGTGGACGCTCTTCGACTTCGCGCTGTGGACCATCGGCGCCCAGCCGGTGCCGGTGTACCCCACCTCCTCCTCCGACCAGGTGCGCTGGATGCTGTACGACTCCGGCGCGGTGGCCTGCGTGGTGGAGCACGAGGACCACGCGATGACGGTGGGCGCGGTGATCGACCAGCTGCCGCAGCTGGGGCGGTTGTGGCAGCTGGACGCGGGCGCGGTGGCCGAGCTGACGGCGGCCGGCGCGCAACTGGGCGACGAGGTCGTCGAGCGCCACCGGCTCGCGGTCACCCCGGACGCGGTGGCCACCGTGATCTACACCTCGGGCACCACCGGCCGCCCCAAGGGGTGTCTGCTCACCCACGCCAACTTCATGGCCGAGGCGGACAACGTGGTGGCCCGGTGGGAGCCGGTGTTCCACTCCCGTCCCGGGGACGAGGCGTCCACGCTGCTCTTCCTGCCGCTGGCGCACGTCTTCGGGCGGATGGTGGAGGTGGCCTGCGTACGCGGCCGGGTCCGGCTGGGCCACCAGCCGAGCATGGCCGCCCGGGACCTCCTGCCCGACCTGGCGGCGTTCCGCCCGACGTTCGCGCTGGCGGTGCCGTACGTCTTCGAGAAGGTCTTCCACGCGGCGCGGCGCGGCGCGGAGGCGAGCGGGCGGCTCGCCGTGTTCGAGAAGGCCGTCGAGGTGGCGGTGCGCTACGCGGAGGCCCAGGAGCAGCGGGCGTTCGGCACCGGTCCGGGGCCGGGTCCGGCGCTGCGGGTGCAGCACCAGCTCTACGACAAGCTGGTCTACGCCAAGGTGCGGGAGGCGCTGGGCGGCCGGATGCGGCACGGGATGTCCGGCGGCTCGGCGATGGAGCGGCGCCTCGGGCTGTTCTTCGCGGGCGCCGGGATCACCCTGTACGAGGGGTACGGGCTCACCGAGTGCACCGCGGCGGCCACCGCCAACCCGCCGGAACGCACCCGGTTCGGCACCGTGGGGCTGCCGGTGCCGGGCACCACCGTGCACATCGCGGACGACGGCGAGGTGTGGCTGCGCGGCGGGCAGGTCTTCGCCGGCTATCTGAACAATCCGCAGGCCACCGCGGAGACGCTGCGGGACGGCTGGCTGGCCACCGGGGACATCGGGGCGCTCGACGACGACGGCTATCTGACGATCACCGGGCGCAAGAAGGAGATCCTGGTGACCAGCGGCGGCAAGTCGGTCTCGCCGGCGGTGCTGGAGGAGCGGGTGCGCAGCCATCCGCTGGTGGCCCAGTGCGTGGTGGTGGGCAACGACCGCCCCTTCGTGGCCGCCCTGGTCACCTTGGACTTCGACGCGGTGGCGCACTGGCTGACGATGCGCGGCAAGCCGCCGATGACCCCGCCGGAGCTGGTGCGCGACCAGGATCTGGAGAACGAGGTGCGCCGGGCGGTGGTGGCCGCCAACACCCTGGTCTCGCAGGCCGAGTCGATCCGCACCTTCCGCCTGCTGGCCGCCCCGTTCACCGAGGAACAAGGGCTGCTGACGCCGTCGTTGAAGCTCAAGCGCAGGGCGATCGAGAAGGCGTACGCCCGGGAGATCGACGCCCTCTACGGGTGA
- a CDS encoding MFS transporter produces MRKWWPLVAVCLGTFMLLLDVTIVTVALPEMASGLHASLDGLQWVVDVYALALAALLLGAGATADAIGRRRVYTAGTVVFAAASLACGLSGSAGMLVAMRALQGVGGAAMFATTLSLLGAAYQGRERGVAFGVWGAVSGAAAALGPVLGGVLTEDLGWRWIFFVNLPVSVAAVALTLRVVTESRGAAGRRVDVAGTAAWTLFAGTATYAVIRADAIGWGSARTLGVLAVAVVALAAFWLAERRAEHPLLDPRLFRSASFTAVMVAAFALNAAAFGLLPYTSIWLQTVLGFSPLAGGLVLVPLAGASFVVAAVGGRLLHGVPVRLTVGCGLLLIAAGAAGQAWLGAGSGWFAPTPGLLVTGAGVGLVTPSLSQAALASVPPHRAGMAGGAVNTFRQLGYALGVALFGALATSRMAHGLTGHVPDPHGASRALAGGGAPRLLAHVPAAHRAAAGHVLRAAFTSGLDAAAWAAAGVGLVAGALVLWLVRPGAPSPVAGSGGGVPRPVAAGAGADR; encoded by the coding sequence ATGCGCAAGTGGTGGCCGCTGGTGGCGGTCTGCCTGGGGACGTTCATGCTGTTGCTGGACGTGACGATCGTGACGGTGGCGCTGCCGGAGATGGCCTCGGGGCTCCACGCGTCGCTGGACGGTCTGCAGTGGGTGGTCGACGTCTACGCGCTCGCGCTGGCCGCGTTGCTGCTGGGGGCGGGGGCCACGGCGGACGCGATCGGCCGGCGGCGGGTGTACACGGCGGGGACGGTGGTCTTCGCGGCGGCGTCGCTGGCCTGCGGGCTGAGCGGCAGCGCGGGGATGCTGGTGGCGATGCGCGCGTTGCAGGGGGTGGGCGGCGCGGCGATGTTCGCCACCACCTTGTCGCTGCTGGGCGCCGCGTACCAGGGCCGGGAGCGCGGGGTCGCGTTCGGGGTGTGGGGCGCCGTCTCGGGGGCCGCGGCGGCGCTCGGCCCGGTGCTGGGCGGGGTGCTCACCGAGGACCTGGGCTGGCGGTGGATCTTCTTCGTCAACCTGCCGGTGAGCGTGGCCGCGGTGGCGCTGACGCTGCGGGTGGTCACCGAGTCCCGGGGCGCCGCGGGACGCCGGGTCGACGTGGCGGGGACGGCGGCCTGGACGCTCTTCGCCGGCACCGCGACCTACGCGGTGATCCGCGCCGACGCGATCGGCTGGGGTTCGGCGCGGACGCTGGGGGTGCTGGCGGTGGCCGTGGTGGCGCTGGCGGCGTTCTGGCTGGCGGAGCGGCGGGCGGAGCATCCGCTGCTGGATCCGCGGCTGTTCCGCAGCGCGTCGTTCACCGCGGTCATGGTCGCGGCGTTCGCGCTCAACGCGGCGGCGTTCGGACTGCTGCCGTACACCTCGATATGGCTCCAGACGGTGCTGGGGTTCTCGCCGCTCGCCGGTGGGCTGGTGCTGGTGCCGCTGGCCGGGGCGTCGTTCGTGGTGGCGGCGGTGGGCGGCCGGCTGCTGCACGGGGTGCCGGTCCGGTTGACGGTGGGCTGCGGGCTGCTGCTGATCGCCGCGGGGGCGGCCGGGCAGGCGTGGCTGGGCGCCGGGTCGGGGTGGTTCGCGCCCACGCCAGGGCTGCTGGTGACCGGGGCCGGGGTGGGGCTGGTGACGCCGTCGCTGTCGCAGGCGGCGCTGGCGTCGGTGCCGCCGCACCGGGCCGGTATGGCGGGCGGCGCCGTCAACACCTTCCGGCAGCTGGGGTACGCGCTCGGGGTGGCCCTCTTCGGCGCGCTGGCCACCTCGCGGATGGCGCACGGGCTGACAGGTCACGTACCGGACCCGCACGGTGCCTCCCGGGCGCTGGCCGGCGGTGGCGCACCGCGGTTGCTGGCCCACGTGCCGGCTGCGCACCGGGCCGCCGCCGGCCACGTGCTGCGGGCCGCCTTCACCTCCGGTCTGGACGCCGCCGCGTGGGCCGCGGCCGGGGTGGGCCTGGTGGCCGGGGCGCTGGTGCTGTGGCTGGTGCGGCCGGGCGCGCCGTCTCCGGTGGCCGGGTCGGGCGGCGGCGTGCCGCGTCCGGTGGCCGCCGGGGCCGGGGCGGACCGGTAG
- a CDS encoding Lrp/AsnC family transcriptional regulator, with protein sequence MVSETVDQLDRQLLQALQLDGRAPFSKIAEVLGVSDQTVARRYAKLCAHGGLRVLGLADEARLGRTNWILRLSCTPDAAEPLATALARRPDTRWIGLISGGTEVLCVMAARTTEDRDTLLLDKIQRTPRVTAVRAHCVLHTFYGGTLGWYTKSDALDPAQVAALTPPPPEPVGEPVELDPADEALFAALFQDGRAPVTELAQATRVSESAVRRRLDRLRSTGALVIDVQFDSVFVGYDTKASLWLTVTPAALGDVGTALAAHREVAFAAAVSGPANVVATVLCRDTHALYRYLSDRIGPLDGVQHVETAPLLRQVKRLTYENRRGGGVNAPW encoded by the coding sequence GTGGTATCCGAGACCGTGGACCAACTCGACCGGCAGCTGCTCCAGGCGCTCCAGCTCGACGGACGGGCACCGTTCAGCAAGATCGCGGAGGTGCTCGGGGTCTCCGACCAGACCGTCGCCCGCCGCTACGCCAAGCTGTGCGCCCACGGCGGCCTGCGCGTCCTCGGGCTCGCCGACGAGGCCCGGCTCGGCCGCACCAACTGGATCCTGCGGCTGAGCTGCACCCCGGACGCCGCCGAACCGCTGGCCACCGCGCTCGCCCGGCGCCCCGACACCCGGTGGATCGGGCTGATCTCCGGCGGCACCGAGGTGCTGTGCGTGATGGCCGCCCGCACCACCGAGGACCGCGACACCCTGCTGCTCGACAAGATCCAGCGCACCCCGCGGGTCACCGCAGTCCGCGCCCACTGCGTGCTCCACACCTTCTACGGCGGGACGCTCGGCTGGTACACCAAGTCCGACGCCCTCGACCCCGCGCAGGTGGCCGCGCTCACCCCGCCGCCGCCCGAGCCGGTCGGCGAACCGGTGGAGCTGGACCCCGCCGACGAGGCGCTGTTCGCCGCGCTCTTCCAGGACGGACGCGCCCCGGTGACCGAACTCGCCCAGGCCACAAGGGTGTCGGAGTCCGCGGTACGCCGCCGGCTGGACCGGCTGCGGAGCACCGGCGCCCTCGTGATCGACGTGCAGTTCGACTCCGTGTTCGTCGGCTACGACACCAAGGCGTCGCTGTGGCTCACCGTCACCCCGGCCGCCCTCGGCGACGTCGGCACCGCGCTCGCCGCCCACCGCGAAGTGGCCTTCGCCGCCGCCGTCTCCGGCCCGGCCAACGTCGTCGCCACCGTCCTGTGCCGCGACACCCACGCCCTCTACCGCTACCTCAGCGACCGCATCGGCCCGCTCGACGGCGTCCAGCACGTGGAGACCGCCCCACTGCTGCGCCAGGTCAAACGGCTGACCTACGAGAACCGGCGGGGCGGCGGCGTCAACGCGCCGTGGTGA
- a CDS encoding LysR substrate-binding domain-containing protein, whose amino-acid sequence MDGRRVGQVFDPTQLRTFLAVAQTLSFTQAAHRLGVRQSTVSQHVRKLEEAAGRQLFVRDTHGVALTEDGEAMLGFARTIVAANVRAAEFFAGTRLRGRLRFGASEDFVLTRLPEVLEGFRRDHPEVDLELTVELSGTLHRQLAEGRLDLVLGKRSTGAEPGRLVWRDRLAWIGGAGLRLDPERPVPLIVYPPPSITRARALEVLEQAGRPWHIVCTSRSLSGVRAAALAGLGVVPHAEGLVPPGLRPLPARSFLPELGGVEFVLLRGRARSAAPEAMAAQQAADALSRAILAAGDRLHARPPLTTAR is encoded by the coding sequence ATGGACGGGCGTAGGGTGGGGCAGGTGTTCGATCCCACGCAGTTGCGGACGTTCCTGGCCGTGGCGCAGACGCTGAGCTTCACGCAGGCGGCGCACCGGCTGGGGGTGCGGCAGTCCACGGTCAGCCAGCATGTGCGCAAGCTGGAGGAGGCGGCCGGGCGGCAGTTGTTCGTGCGGGACACCCACGGGGTGGCGCTGACCGAGGACGGGGAGGCGATGCTGGGGTTCGCCCGCACGATCGTGGCCGCCAACGTGCGGGCCGCGGAGTTCTTCGCGGGCACCCGGCTGCGCGGCAGGCTGCGCTTCGGCGCCTCGGAGGACTTCGTGCTCACCCGGCTGCCGGAGGTCCTGGAGGGGTTCCGGCGCGACCATCCGGAGGTGGACCTGGAGCTGACCGTGGAGCTCTCCGGCACCCTGCACCGGCAGCTCGCCGAGGGGCGGCTCGATCTGGTGCTGGGCAAGCGGTCGACGGGGGCGGAGCCGGGCCGGCTGGTGTGGCGGGACCGGCTGGCGTGGATCGGCGGCGCGGGGCTGCGGCTGGACCCGGAGCGTCCGGTGCCGCTGATCGTCTATCCGCCGCCGAGCATCACCCGGGCGCGGGCGCTGGAGGTGCTGGAGCAGGCGGGGCGACCGTGGCACATCGTGTGCACCAGCCGGTCGCTGAGCGGGGTGCGGGCGGCGGCGCTGGCCGGGCTGGGGGTGGTGCCGCACGCCGAGGGGCTGGTGCCGCCGGGGCTGCGGCCGTTGCCGGCCCGGTCGTTCCTGCCGGAGCTGGGCGGGGTGGAGTTCGTGCTGCTGCGCGGCCGGGCACGGTCCGCGGCGCCGGAGGCGATGGCGGCCCAGCAGGCCGCCGACGCGCTCTCCCGGGCGATCCTGGCGGCCGGGGACCGCTTGCACGCCCGTCCCCCGCTCACCACGGCGCGTTGA
- a CDS encoding bile acid:sodium symporter family protein, protein MARIAMPTWLPIDPYIAVLVATVGLAALLPAEGGAATAVGGASTVAVGLLFFLYGARLSTREAVAGLSHWRLHLTVVASTFALFPLLGLAARGLVPHVLTPQLYTGLLYLCVLPSTIQSSIAFTSIARGNVSAAICAGTYSSLLGMVLTPLLAGVLLDSGGAGFSAHGLADIGLQLFAPFLAGQLLRRWIGPFITRHKKVLGLVDRGSILLVVYTAFSEGMVQGIWHQVTVARLLVLVGVEAVLLALVLTVTSATSRRLRFGRADRTAIVFCGSKKSLANGLPMASVLFGAHAGLIVLPLMLFHQMQLMVCAVIAKRWSTAGDDGGEGSLPSERSSNPDAQARPVTA, encoded by the coding sequence ATGGCACGCATCGCGATGCCCACGTGGCTGCCCATCGACCCCTACATCGCGGTGCTGGTCGCCACCGTGGGACTGGCCGCGCTGCTGCCCGCCGAAGGCGGTGCCGCGACGGCGGTGGGCGGCGCCTCCACGGTCGCCGTCGGGCTGCTGTTCTTCCTCTACGGCGCCCGGCTCTCCACCCGCGAGGCGGTTGCCGGGCTGAGCCACTGGCGGCTCCACCTGACCGTGGTGGCCAGCACCTTCGCGCTCTTCCCGCTGCTCGGGCTGGCCGCCCGCGGGCTGGTGCCGCACGTGCTCACCCCGCAGCTGTACACCGGCCTGCTCTACCTGTGCGTCCTGCCCTCGACCATCCAGTCCTCGATCGCCTTCACCTCGATCGCCCGCGGCAACGTCTCGGCCGCGATCTGCGCCGGAACGTACTCCAGCCTGCTGGGCATGGTGCTCACCCCGCTGCTCGCCGGGGTGCTGCTGGACTCCGGCGGCGCCGGGTTCTCCGCGCACGGCCTCGCCGACATCGGCCTCCAGCTGTTCGCGCCGTTCCTCGCCGGACAACTGCTGCGCCGCTGGATCGGGCCCTTCATCACCCGGCACAAGAAGGTCCTCGGCCTCGTCGACCGCGGCTCGATCCTCCTGGTGGTCTACACCGCGTTCAGCGAGGGCATGGTGCAGGGCATCTGGCACCAGGTGACCGTGGCGCGGCTGCTGGTCCTGGTCGGCGTGGAGGCGGTGCTCCTCGCGCTGGTGCTGACGGTGACCTCCGCCACCTCGCGGCGGCTGCGCTTCGGCCGCGCCGACCGCACCGCCATCGTCTTCTGCGGCTCCAAGAAGAGCCTCGCCAACGGGTTGCCCATGGCCAGCGTGCTCTTCGGCGCCCACGCCGGGCTGATCGTCCTGCCGCTGATGCTGTTCCACCAGATGCAACTGATGGTTTGCGCGGTGATCGCCAAACGATGGTCCACTGCCGGGGACGACGGCGGGGAAGGTAGCCTGCCATCGGAACGGTCATCGAACCCCGACGCCCAGGCCCGCCCTGTCACCGCTTGA
- the tatA gene encoding Sec-independent protein translocase subunit TatA codes for MIRDLFTPTHLLIVVLIAIVLFGAKRLPDTARALGKSLRILKAETKAMRDETPAGEQQTVKGQVVDGAPAAAQAPGQAQATAKQPEPQAH; via the coding sequence GTGATCCGCGACCTGTTCACCCCCACCCACCTGCTGATCGTCGTGCTCATCGCGATCGTCCTCTTCGGCGCCAAGCGACTGCCGGACACCGCCCGCGCGCTCGGCAAGTCGCTGCGCATCCTCAAGGCGGAGACCAAGGCCATGCGGGACGAGACCCCGGCGGGCGAGCAGCAGACCGTCAAGGGCCAGGTGGTCGACGGCGCCCCGGCCGCCGCCCAGGCCCCCGGCCAGGCGCAGGCCACCGCCAAGCAGCCGGAGCCGCAGGCGCACTGA
- the fdhD gene encoding formate dehydrogenase accessory sulfurtransferase FdhD, with protein sequence MGRVTERRRVLRIRDGRAEHRADTLVAEEPLEIRLNGEPLAVTMRTPGDDFALAAGFLVSEGVLGAAEELASIVYCAGATRDGSNTYNVVDVRLAEGVPVPESGLARNVYTTSSCGLCGKASLEAVRTTARRPIADDPAVRLTPEVLASLPERLRADQRVFDRTGGLHAAALFTERGELVDIREDVGRHNAVDKLVGRALQEGRLPLSGSVLLVSGRASFELAQKAVMAGIPVLAAVSAPSSLAVDLAAESGLTLVGFLRGASMNVYAGEHRVLLPTAAARG encoded by the coding sequence ATGGGACGGGTCACGGAGCGGCGCCGGGTGCTGCGGATCAGGGACGGCCGGGCGGAGCACCGGGCGGACACGCTGGTGGCCGAGGAGCCGCTGGAGATCCGGCTGAACGGGGAGCCGCTGGCGGTCACCATGCGCACGCCCGGGGACGACTTCGCGCTGGCCGCCGGGTTCCTGGTGAGCGAGGGCGTGCTGGGCGCGGCGGAGGAGCTGGCGTCCATCGTGTACTGCGCGGGGGCCACCCGGGACGGCTCCAACACCTACAATGTGGTGGACGTCCGGCTGGCCGAGGGGGTGCCGGTGCCGGAGAGCGGGCTGGCCCGCAACGTGTACACCACCTCGTCGTGCGGGCTGTGCGGCAAGGCGAGCCTGGAGGCGGTGCGGACGACGGCCCGCCGGCCGATCGCGGACGACCCGGCGGTGCGGCTGACCCCCGAGGTGCTGGCGTCGCTGCCCGAACGGCTCCGCGCCGACCAGCGCGTCTTCGACCGCACCGGCGGACTGCACGCGGCGGCGCTCTTCACCGAGCGGGGCGAGCTGGTGGACATACGGGAGGACGTGGGGCGCCACAACGCGGTGGACAAGCTGGTCGGCCGGGCGCTCCAGGAAGGACGCCTCCCCCTGTCCGGAAGCGTCCTGCTGGTCTCCGGCCGAGCCTCGTTCGAGCTGGCGCAGAAGGCGGTGATGGCGGGCATCCCGGTGCTCGCGGCGGTCTCGGCGCCGTCCTCGCTCGCGGTGGACCTGGCGGCCGAGAGCGGGCTGACCCTCGTCGGCTTCCTGCGCGGGGCGTCGATGAACGTGTACGCGGGCGAGCACCGCGTACTGCTGCCGACTGCGGCGGCCCGCGGCTGA
- a CDS encoding DUF6343 family protein, whose translation MRTGSEPTRARSPLRLRVALTLFGLVWALAAAGGFAAAGEPGWAGFFGAIALVAVVDLAVVVHHIRQGPHYQPGRDIPPYWPADDEPRHAGRPGRRGVWPSARRRSGR comes from the coding sequence ATGCGTACCGGAAGCGAACCGACCCGGGCCCGCAGTCCGCTGCGGCTGCGAGTGGCGCTGACCTTGTTCGGACTGGTGTGGGCGCTGGCCGCGGCGGGCGGCTTCGCGGCGGCCGGCGAACCGGGGTGGGCCGGCTTCTTCGGCGCGATCGCGCTGGTGGCGGTGGTGGACCTGGCGGTGGTGGTGCACCACATCCGCCAGGGCCCGCACTACCAGCCGGGCCGCGACATCCCGCCCTACTGGCCGGCCGACGACGAACCCCGCCACGCCGGCCGCCCCGGCAGGCGCGGCGTATGGCCCTCGGCACGCCGCCGATCGGGACGTTAG
- a CDS encoding TetR/AcrR family transcriptional regulator, with protein sequence MSGGGVPLDRPAARAPKQDRSRATRRRLLQAAVACLAEHGWGGSTVAAVAERAGVSRGAAQHHFPTREDLFTAAVEHVAEEWLADLRGHARTLPAAGAVRTRAVVETLVGIYTGPLFRAALHLWVAAADEAQLRPRVTALEARMGREAHRLAVEFLGADERVPGVRETVQGTLDMARGLGLANLLSDDGPRRAAIVAQWSRVLDTVLHSPDSPGTSR encoded by the coding sequence GTGAGCGGCGGCGGGGTCCCGCTGGACCGTCCGGCGGCCCGGGCGCCCAAGCAGGACCGCAGCCGGGCCACCCGGCGGCGGCTGCTTCAGGCCGCGGTGGCCTGCCTGGCCGAGCACGGCTGGGGCGGCAGCACGGTGGCCGCGGTCGCCGAGCGCGCCGGGGTCTCCCGGGGCGCCGCCCAGCACCACTTCCCCACCCGGGAGGACCTGTTCACGGCGGCCGTGGAGCACGTGGCCGAGGAGTGGCTGGCGGATCTGCGCGGCCACGCCCGCACGCTGCCCGCGGCCGGGGCGGTACGGACCCGGGCGGTGGTGGAGACGCTGGTGGGCATCTACACCGGACCGCTGTTCCGGGCGGCGCTCCACCTGTGGGTGGCGGCGGCCGACGAGGCCCAGCTGCGGCCCCGGGTGACCGCGCTGGAGGCCCGGATGGGCCGGGAGGCGCACCGGCTGGCGGTGGAGTTCCTGGGCGCCGACGAACGGGTGCCGGGGGTGCGGGAGACCGTCCAGGGCACCTTGGACATGGCCCGCGGCCTGGGCCTGGCCAACCTGCTCAGCGACGACGGCCCGCGCCGGGCGGCGATCGTGGCCCAGTGGTCGCGGGTGCTGGACACCGTCCTCCACTCGCCCGATTCTCCGGGTACATCACGGTAG
- a CDS encoding enoyl-CoA hydratase family protein: MPEAPLVRRDRERGITTLTLDSPHNRNALSARLVGELHEGLAAAAEDRDTRAVLLTHTGNTFCAGADLSEPAPTGPRELTALLRAVVELPKPVVAVATGHVRAGGLGLLAACDITLAGPAATFAFTESRLGLAPAVISLTVLERTEPRAVARYYLTGEVFPVAEAVRIGLVTAGEEALPEVLAGLRAASPQGLAESKRLTTARVLRAFDRDAAELADRSARLFASAEAAEGMRAFLERRAPAWSLDGGGGPAAGGRR, translated from the coding sequence ATGCCCGAGGCTCCCCTCGTCCGCCGCGACCGTGAACGCGGCATCACCACGCTGACCCTGGACTCCCCGCACAACCGCAACGCCCTGTCGGCCCGGCTGGTCGGCGAGTTGCACGAGGGCCTGGCCGCGGCGGCGGAGGACCGGGACACCCGGGCGGTGCTGCTCACCCACACCGGCAACACCTTCTGCGCCGGCGCCGATCTGAGCGAGCCGGCGCCCACCGGCCCGCGTGAGCTGACCGCGCTGCTGCGGGCGGTGGTCGAACTGCCCAAGCCGGTGGTCGCGGTGGCCACCGGCCACGTCCGGGCGGGCGGACTCGGGCTGCTGGCCGCCTGCGACATCACGCTGGCCGGACCGGCGGCCACCTTCGCGTTCACCGAGTCCCGGCTGGGGCTGGCGCCGGCGGTGATCTCGCTGACCGTGCTGGAGCGCACCGAGCCGCGCGCGGTGGCCCGTTACTACCTGACCGGGGAGGTCTTCCCGGTGGCCGAGGCGGTGCGGATCGGGCTGGTCACGGCGGGTGAGGAGGCGTTGCCGGAGGTGCTCGCCGGGCTGCGGGCGGCCTCCCCGCAGGGGCTGGCCGAGTCCAAGCGGCTGACCACGGCACGGGTGCTGCGCGCCTTCGACCGGGACGCGGCGGAGCTGGCCGATCGGTCGGCGCGGCTGTTCGCCTCGGCGGAGGCGGCGGAGGGGATGCGGGCGTTCCTGGAGCGGCGCGCCCCGGCCTGGTCCCTCGACGGCGGCGGTGGACCGGCCGCGGGGGGCCGGCGGTGA